From the genome of Salvelinus namaycush isolate Seneca chromosome 1, SaNama_1.0, whole genome shotgun sequence:
acagtaggagacaacaggacaatattgataactcactaagtgaaggatggtccactatagactagaaacagtaggagacaacaggacaatattgataactcactaagtgaaggatggtccactatagactagaaacagtaggagacaacaggacaatactgataactcactaagtgaaggatggttcactatagactagaaacagtaggagacaacaggacaatattgataactcactaagtgaaggatggtccactatagactagaaacagtaggagacaacaggacaatattgatatctcactaagtgaaggatggtccactatagactagaaacagtaggagacaacaggacaatattgataactcactaagtgaaggatggtccactatagactagaaacagtaggagacaacaggacaatactgataactcactaagtgaaggatggttcactatagactagaaacagtaggagacaacaggacactattgataactcactaagtgaaggatggtccactatagactagaaacagtaggcgacaacaggacaatattgatatctcactaagtgaaggatggtccactatagactagaaacagtaggagacaacaggacaatattgataactcactaagtgaaggatggtccactatagactagaaacagtaggagacaacaggacaatattgataactcactaagtgaaggatggtccactatagactagaaacagtaggagacaacaggacaatattgataactcactaagtgaaggatggtccactatagactagaaacagtaggagacaacaggacaatattgataactcactaagtgaaggatggtccactatagactagaaacagtaggagacaacaggacaatattgataactcactaagtgaaggatggttcactatagactagaaacagtaggagacaacaggacaatagtgataactcactgtaacgccctgaccgtagatggCTTTTTAATGCGtgtattttggtttggtcagggtgtgatttgggtggtcattctatgttcattttctatgttttgtatttctttgtgtttggccgggtatggttctcaatcagaggcagctgtctatcgttgtctctgattgagaatcatactttggtagccttttcccacctgtgttttgtgggtagttttctgttttgtgttgctgcacctgaCAAAACTGTTCGTTGTCATTTTGTTcaactgttttttatttattttttataaatcattaacacttaccacgctgcaattTGGTCTTCTTCCGAATAACggaggatggtccactatagactagaaaaagtaggagacaacaggacaatattgataactcactaagtgaaggatggtccactatagactagaaaaagtaggagacaacaggacaatattgataactcactaagtgaaggatggtccactatagactagaaacagtaggagacaacaggacaatattgataactcactaagtgaaggatggtccactatagactagaaacagtaggagacaacaggacaatagtgataactcactaagtgaaggatggtccactatagactagaaacagtaggagacaacaggacaatattgataactcactaagtgaaggatggtccactatagactagaaacagtaggagacaacaggacaatattgataactcactaagtgaaggatggtccactatagactagaaacagtaggagacaacaggacaatattgataactcactaagtgaaggatggtccactatagactataaacagtaggagacaacaggacaatattgataactcactaagtgaaggatggtccactatagactagaaacagtaggagacaacagtacaatattgataactcactaagtgaaggatggtccactatagactagaaacagtaggagacaacaggacaatattgataactcactaagtgaaggatggttcactatagactagaaacagtaggagacaacaggacaatagtgataactcactaagtgaaggatggtccactatagactagaaacagtaggagacaacaggacaatattgataactcactggATAGAGGAAGGTCCTTGCTGTGTCTCTTCCTGACTGGGAGTATGGAACCTGTATCTGACGTCTCTCCAGGTTCTAAAATAATAGAACAACCATTTAGAATGGGAACATTTACCTCAGTGACACATGAAGGCACATAGACCTACTGAAGGGGAGTTCTGGGTTTCTATTGAAATGTTAAGTATCACATATCTCACTCACCAGTCATCTGGGCTGAGATCTCTCTTCTCAGTCTCTCTACCTCAGTCTTCACAACACATATCTGTTGAGCTGAAATAACAAAGGAGGACTAGGATCTGAATTCTGTGTTAAAGACTTTAGACAGAAATATGATGCAGAGGGAAAGTATGAAGTGATGGGAAACAATATTCACAACTCAGTGGAGAGTCGACAATAACCTGAGAATTGAGGAAAGTACAGAAGACTAAATGTATTAATGGTGTGAATAATCTTACCCAGTTCAGCATTTTCATTGTTGACATCCTCCACCTGTTTGTCTCTTTCCTTtaactgcttctctctctcctctagtagGTTATCTttctcttctacttcctgcctccTCTCTTTTAGTTCATTTGCTTTTCCCTTCAGTAGTTTGTCTCTCCCTTCcagctgtttgtctctctcttccagtcgtttgtctctctcttccagtcgtttgtctctctcttccagtcgtttgtctctctcttccagtcgtttgtctctctcttccagtaGTCTGTCCTTCTCCCCCAGTCTGTGGTTGCTGTCTTCTAGTTGAAGGTCTTTTTCCTGCAGTAGGACTCTGAAGTTCTCTACTTGGCTGTTCTTGTCCTGCAGGTTCTTTCTCAGTGCCTCTAGTTGAATGTCTCTATCCTTTAGTTGCTTGTCTTTCTCTTCCAGTTGGTTTTCTTTCTCTTCTAATAGTTTCTCCCTCTGTCCCATTATCTGGTTCTTCTCCTCCAGgagtctgtctttctctctcacttcctgGGTCATATCATCCAGTTGTGTGTCTTTCTCCTCTAGTTGGTTCATCATCTCCTGTCTTAATTTCTCTTTTAATTCTTTTTCCATCTTCAACTCTGAGAGAGAGCAATTAACATATTTAATTGGTTGTTGGAATAAGTAATGTATTAATTCATTCAGTAGTTTACCTATAAAGACATTATCATTTGATGGAGGTGGTACAATTATTAGTAATTATTTCCTCCAGTCAACAGTTATCAGAGCTGAACAAATCATCAACTGGTCTATTGACTATTTGATACATTACAAATGAATTAGTCTGAAAAACTGAATGACATCACTCATGTTCCCTGATtcaatcctctctcctccagactcTCTCATACTTACCAAGCTCACCAGCTGATGCCTCCCTCTTCAGCTTGTCCTCCTGGGTCTCATGTTGTAAATACTCTGATCCTGAGTCTATGGTGTAAAACAGAGAGGTGAGTTCTGTGtggtagactacatcactatatacAGAACAAACAGGACCAATCAGATTTCTCCTGTCACTCAAGCCTCCCTCATGTAGGCACTGTGGGCACCAATGAGATCTGGTTAACTTCATAAATAATGTTGTTTTGTTATTGTCCTATCTCTGATCAAATGATTATGTTCATTGTTAGTGATAACCAGCATTGGGCTCTATGGCAGATACAGGATATTGTGTCAGGAGGCAGGGTTCTATGGAATATACATTCAGTAGAATCTGAAGAACATCTGACATCATAATCCAACccaccttgagaacatttggggagagtattgataaatgcaaagaaactgatttaatttgtagccttgaagaagacacactgctgttcacaaggcctgtagtttttatagtatcagattaacactctggtctgttctttgtcttgtgttattggttgtcaataaacaaaacagacaaataagtaattactcaccctcttctgatcatccattatccaagatggagagtcatgaataatgatcatgtaaaacagaatgcattagttattactgttcattgaatttctgtctcattacataatttaatgaaataccatataTCATAtaggaatgactgttcatcacattcattactaatgtacatctagggaaagggatgtaagcagcactactatgtgagcagtctgagaatgactgaatgcttcataataagacatcaagctaaattcaagctgattctattttaattttggtgtgtgaaatgttgacctctatggcagatatttTGAGGGAGATCTATGATAAGAGattctggataatttgaagaacatctatacatcttaatctaacctaccttgagaacatttggggagagttttgataaatgtaaagaaactgatttaatttgtagccttgaagaagacacactgctgttcacaaggcctgtagtttttatagtatcagattaacactctggtctgttctttgtcttgtgttattggttgtcagtaaacaaaacagacaaataagtaattactcaccctcttctgatcatccattatccaagatggagagtcatgaataatgatcatgtaaaacagaatgcattagttattactgttcattgaatttctgtctcattacataatttaatgaaataccatataTCATAtaggaatgactgttcatcacattcattactaatgtacatctagggaaagggatgtaagcagcactACTATGTGAGCAGTCTGAGAATGTCTTGTGACGCCCTGAATTTGTCTGaaccgtctcagtgcttctccttccaatagggcGCCTCCCCTTTAATTACATATTAAATATCCAGCATCAGCTGCTCAAAAGTGGGGTTGCGATGGAGACGCAAATGAGGATGTgtgtggcggatgaatcagaatttgttgggtaacatagataaataagatgttttatttatataatatgcttatgtgagatacttgtcattagaatgtatccttttggactatagtgttggcagttgcacttttccctcagctagggctcagtcacttggggcccagagaggggagaggtcaggcttgtcttttacatgtttctggtgctatgcagaatatcagaaagggaagaggacaaaatggaacattgtcttcatatgtgaatgtgtctttacctattcttaaaccatgtgaagggatggcgtgattaatggggaaccaattaatTGTCTCCACAATGTATGTGCGCTTATCCTGGggtagtgtatgacctagaggctcactcccctcagtgagcttgtccaggagtggggtcaagagggggtttacttgagatgggagtatctagaattgacaattgagttatgccttggatgaggtaatgttttttgtactatgaagtaccaggaacgagattagaacctcgttttagagaccaaactgagcgaTAATTTATACCGAATGcaatctggctaagggatactcctttctcaagtaaaagtccctttgtgaagagttcctaagatctgtggttcgtcatgtaagttgagaggggtgtatcttggctataaaagatctttgtatttTTGTGTAGTGACTTTCAAAATTCATTatagatagtgaattgttgaaagtcaaaggGCTATTTTAAAGCTCATATTATTAAAGaggaagtttaagtataactctgactggtgtgtggtttgtaactctcctcatttggtaatacaggaaaatgccaccACATGTGTTCAACCCTCAGTTCTGAATCGTCTTTACTCCGTTTGTTTTGTTGTATTTAAAAGTGTGCTTTGTAGCCTAGTCGCAAGTTTAACCAGGATCGGATCCACTCATTGCTTCCTTTGGAAAACACATCTCAGTTGTTCTCAGCTTGAGATCTGTTGGCGGATTGGAAGGTCTGACTGACCGATTGACAACAACTATTTTGCGTACAGTATTTAATTCGTTTTAGAGTGATGTATACCGTGATGATTTACGACTTATTGAAATGTGATATACTTTATAGTTGTGTGGTAGAAGAGTTGATATTTTGATTGTATGATTGAGACTGGGTTCACACTACACTTTATGAATGGACAAACATTGCGTGATTAAGGTCACTTGAGTTCACTGACCTCATTTACCGGGCTGGACTCTTTTAGGCCTGAAGTACGGGACTTTTCTGGAGGAACCAGAGCTCATTATTTGTTATATTATTAtgtgtgtgatcatttatgtTGGTAATACAACCCACGCAAAGAATAATGTTGTTTGAACTTATTTCCAATGTTTTAAgggtttatgaaaaatgtatgtccATCCAGACTTTGAGTAAATTAGTGAAATTGCTTCCATGACAAATAGTCTCAATGCTT
Proteins encoded in this window:
- the LOC120050020 gene encoding trichohyalin-like, whose product is MAESRVHNQFKLTSEDYVRADVGEVVTLLCHLPPDTSAVATTIRWFKETECIYLYQNGQVTERSGYEGRLSLITQELERGNVSLRLRDFRESDTGDYVCQVIHGVQKEEAAVGLWDRGEEEEDSGSEYLQHETQEDKLKREASAGELELKMEKELKEKLRQEMMNQLEEKDTQLDDMTQEVREKDRLLEEKNQIMGQREKLLEEKENQLEEKDKQLKDRDIQLEALRKNLQDKNSQVENFRVLLQEKDLQLEDSNHRLGEKDRLLEERDKRLEERDKRLEERDKRLEERDKRLEERDKQLEGRDKLLKGKANELKERRQEVEEKDNLLEEREKQLKERDKQVEDVNNENAELAQQICVVKTEVERLRREISAQMTEPGETSDTGSILPVRKRHSKDLPLSIYSGPSSVIRKKTKLQRVGGETSDTNPTLPLRRRHSMELPPPDMGGESSSPDSPVSPK